From one Enterobacter kobei genomic stretch:
- a CDS encoding YjcB family protein, with the protein MATITTGVVLLRWQLLSAVLMFLASTLNIRFRKSDYIGLAVISSGLGVIAACWFATGLLGITLVDVATIWNNIKEVMIEASSHTPPEWPVVIT; encoded by the coding sequence ATGGCTACCATTACCACAGGCGTGGTATTGCTACGCTGGCAGTTACTGAGCGCGGTGCTGATGTTTCTTGCCAGCACGTTAAACATTCGCTTTCGCAAGTCTGATTACATCGGCCTTGCGGTGATCAGCAGCGGGCTGGGTGTGATTGCCGCCTGCTGGTTTGCCACCGGTTTGCTTGGCATTACGCTGGTTGATGTGGCAACCATCTGGAACAATATTAAAGAAGTGATGATTGAAGCATCCAGTCATACACCGCCAGAATGGCCGGTCGTGATCACCTGA
- the ssb1 gene encoding single-stranded DNA-binding protein SSB1, with translation MASRGVNKVILVGNLGQDPEVRYMPSGGAVANITLATSESWRDKTTGETKEQTEWHRVVLFGKLAEIAGEYLRKGSQVYIEGSLRTRKWTDQSGQERYTTEINVPQIGGVMQMLGGRQGGGAPAGGGQQGGGQQGGWGQPQQPQGGNQFSGGAQSRPQQPSSAPAQSNEPPMDFDDDIPF, from the coding sequence ATGGCCAGCAGAGGCGTAAACAAGGTGATTCTCGTCGGTAATCTGGGCCAGGACCCGGAAGTACGCTACATGCCGAGTGGTGGCGCAGTCGCCAACATTACGCTGGCGACGTCCGAATCCTGGCGTGATAAAACCACCGGTGAGACGAAAGAGCAGACTGAATGGCACCGCGTCGTGCTGTTCGGCAAACTGGCTGAGATTGCCGGTGAATACCTGCGTAAAGGTTCTCAGGTGTACATTGAAGGTTCTCTGCGTACCCGCAAGTGGACCGATCAGAGTGGCCAGGAGCGCTACACCACTGAAATCAACGTACCGCAGATTGGCGGCGTGATGCAGATGCTGGGTGGACGCCAGGGCGGCGGCGCACCGGCAGGTGGCGGCCAGCAGGGCGGCGGTCAACAGGGCGGTTGGGGTCAGCCTCAGCAGCCGCAGGGCGGTAATCAGTTCAGCGGCGGCGCGCAGTCTCGCCCGCAGCAGCCGTCTTCAGCACCGGCGCAGTCTAACGAACCGCCGATGGATTTTGACGACGATATTCCGTTCTGA
- a CDS encoding EAL domain-containing protein: MNHSALCKVLRIVGIIMAVILPVMLALWFAHIRAVKETGAELQAFAQLALAKTELVIRQADIAYDEAEKFNGQLCSPLHRQNMLNIIRGRLYLADLIYTQGDHFLCSTSITLPQPYIIPAADYKRNPDVAIYYYRDTPFYAGYKMVYMRRGNYAVVVNPLFYSEVASDDRSLAFAVYDNVSKTFFSTSPNADVKRLAQHLQSNALNFRSANRFYTIAHSDKRPVSMIVSTSTTRYYGFLYHQAMLMIPLALLGSLILLLGCSRTRHEFNSPRRLLHRALLKRQLKLHYQPIIDIKTGKCVGAEALLRWPGFNGPVMSPVEFIPLAEKEGLIERVTDYVVEEVFTDLGHFLAANPHLYISINLSASDFHSSRLIALISDKATHYAVRAEQIKIEVTERGFIDVPKTTPVIQAFRHAGYEVAIDDFGTGYSNLHNLYSLNVDILKIDKSFIDTLTTNSTSHLIAEHIIEMAHSLRLKIIAEGVETAEQVTWLLKRGVQFCQGWHFAKALSSQDFITWAQQHD, encoded by the coding sequence ATGAATCATAGCGCACTTTGCAAGGTGCTGAGGATCGTCGGGATCATCATGGCAGTTATACTGCCTGTGATGCTGGCGCTATGGTTTGCACACATCCGGGCCGTTAAAGAAACCGGGGCGGAACTCCAGGCATTTGCGCAACTTGCACTGGCTAAAACCGAACTGGTCATCCGCCAGGCAGATATTGCGTATGACGAAGCCGAGAAATTCAATGGACAGCTTTGCTCGCCGCTCCACCGACAAAATATGCTTAATATTATTCGCGGGCGGCTTTATCTGGCAGATTTAATCTACACCCAGGGCGATCATTTTTTATGCTCTACCAGTATTACGTTGCCCCAGCCTTATATTATCCCTGCTGCTGATTATAAGCGTAATCCGGATGTCGCTATTTATTATTATCGCGACACGCCTTTTTATGCTGGATATAAAATGGTGTATATGCGGCGCGGTAATTACGCCGTAGTGGTGAATCCGCTATTTTATAGCGAAGTGGCATCAGACGATCGGTCATTAGCCTTTGCAGTGTATGATAATGTCAGTAAAACCTTCTTTTCGACGAGCCCGAATGCCGATGTTAAAAGGCTGGCTCAGCACTTACAAAGCAATGCATTAAATTTCCGTAGCGCTAATCGCTTTTATACCATTGCCCATTCCGACAAACGCCCGGTCTCGATGATCGTCTCGACATCTACCACCCGCTATTACGGTTTCCTGTATCATCAGGCGATGCTGATGATCCCATTAGCGCTGCTCGGCAGCCTTATCCTTTTACTGGGCTGCTCACGAACCCGACATGAATTTAACTCGCCACGGCGTTTACTTCACCGGGCGTTGCTCAAACGACAGCTCAAACTGCACTACCAGCCGATTATTGATATCAAAACCGGAAAGTGCGTAGGCGCAGAAGCCCTGCTGCGCTGGCCGGGCTTCAACGGCCCGGTGATGAGTCCCGTCGAGTTTATCCCGCTGGCTGAAAAAGAAGGGTTGATTGAGCGCGTTACTGATTATGTTGTTGAAGAAGTCTTTACCGATCTGGGACATTTCCTCGCGGCCAATCCGCACCTGTATATTTCGATTAACTTATCTGCATCGGATTTCCATTCATCACGCCTGATTGCGCTTATTTCTGATAAAGCGACACACTACGCGGTGCGAGCCGAGCAAATTAAGATTGAAGTGACCGAGCGGGGCTTTATTGACGTGCCAAAAACCACGCCTGTTATTCAGGCTTTCCGTCATGCGGGTTATGAAGTGGCGATCGATGATTTCGGTACGGGCTATTCCAACCTGCACAACCTCTATTCCCTCAATGTCGACATTCTCAAAATCGACAAATCCTTTATTGATACGCTGACCACTAACAGCACCAGCCATCTGATCGCCGAGCATATTATTGAGATGGCGCACAGTCTGCGTCTGAAGATCATCGCGGAAGGTGTGGAGACGGCGGAGCAGGTGACCTGGCTGTTAAAACGCGGCGTGCAATTCTGCCAGGGCTGGCACTTTGCGAAAGCGTTATCGTCGCAGGATTTTATTACCTGGGCGCAGCAGCACGACTAA